A stretch of Clostridia bacterium DNA encodes these proteins:
- a CDS encoding nitroreductase family protein: MDKLRNLYYKRRSCRSFKEDKVSDEKIQLILEAALLAPAGRNRKPCHFLVVDDKETLLKLSVAKLHGSQLVEGASHAIVVMGDKTITDTWVEDASIATTFIQLMAEEIGLGSCWIQIRNRYYDKEETILSNDYLKKLLDISDNFEVLSMVALGYKKEETIGRSKDTLDWTQITHWSSL, from the coding sequence ATGGATAAGTTAAGAAATCTATATTATAAAAGAAGAAGTTGCAGGAGTTTTAAAGAGGACAAGGTATCTGATGAAAAAATTCAGTTAATCCTTGAGGCAGCCTTGTTGGCACCGGCAGGAAGAAACAGAAAGCCATGTCACTTTTTGGTTGTGGATGATAAAGAGACTTTGCTTAAACTATCGGTTGCAAAACTTCATGGCTCACAGTTGGTTGAAGGAGCATCTCATGCTATTGTAGTCATGGGAGATAAGACCATAACAGATACTTGGGTTGAAGATGCCTCTATAGCAACGACCTTTATTCAACTGATGGCTGAAGAAATAGGATTGGGCTCTTGTTGGATACAAATTCGTAACCGTTATTATGATAAAGAGGAGACAATTCTTTCCAATGATTATCTAAAGAAACTATTAGATATTTCTGATAATTTTGAAGTTTTATCCATGGTAGCTTTGGGCTATAAGAAAGAAGAAACAATTGGGCGTTCTAAAGACACATTAGATTGGACGCAGATTACTCATTGGAGTTCTTTATAA
- a CDS encoding ferredoxin has translation MNYSADRLVGEHISAVAAKMCTAARTAPKAKGFDGIETFFLTGEDRFALADEIEKIGTENDKDFFLRDAECIRNSGGVVLIGAKTGARGIVPCGLCSFDNCQGMLEAQGRCALAITDLGIAVGSAISVASDERMDNRVFYTAGIAALRLGLFSEKITIAYGIPLSVSSKNIFFDR, from the coding sequence ATGAACTATAGCGCGGATAGACTGGTAGGAGAACATATATCAGCTGTAGCTGCTAAAATGTGTACAGCTGCCCGTACTGCACCAAAAGCAAAAGGGTTTGACGGGATTGAGACATTTTTTTTGACAGGAGAAGATCGTTTTGCGTTAGCTGACGAGATTGAAAAAATTGGCACAGAAAATGATAAGGACTTCTTTCTAAGAGATGCTGAATGCATACGCAATTCAGGTGGTGTTGTACTTATTGGTGCCAAAACTGGTGCTCGTGGAATTGTACCTTGTGGCTTGTGCAGTTTCGACAATTGCCAAGGTATGCTTGAGGCACAAGGGCGTTGTGCATTGGCCATAACGGATTTGGGCATTGCAGTAGGTTCAGCAATATCGGTGGCTTCAGACGAGCGTATGGATAACCGCGTTTTTTATACTGCAGGAATAGCTGCCTTGCGGTTAGGGCTTTTTAGTGAAAAGATTACGATTGCCTATGGAATTCCTTTGTCTGTTTCCAGTAAGAATATATTTTTTGACAGATAA
- a CDS encoding zinc-ribbon domain-containing protein, with protein MFFLGIIGVMDHKERIRTIRLNPCRVCEAEESGVLFKVERIFSFFFFPLFRWNTRYGVQCKRCGSLYWIKKEKGEKLEQGDEDSIGYWEMLENNMVRGGICPNCQKRIIPTFNYCPHCGKKLK; from the coding sequence ATGTTTTTTCTGGGAATAATCGGAGTAATGGATCATAAGGAGAGAATAAGGACAATTCGTCTAAATCCCTGTCGAGTATGTGAGGCAGAGGAATCTGGCGTTTTATTCAAAGTCGAACGAATTTTTTCATTCTTCTTTTTTCCTCTATTCCGTTGGAATACGCGCTATGGCGTCCAATGCAAACGGTGCGGTTCATTGTACTGGATTAAAAAGGAAAAAGGGGAAAAATTGGAGCAGGGTGACGAAGATAGCATCGGCTATTGGGAAATGTTGGAAAACAACATGGTTCGCGGAGGTATCTGCCCCAACTGCCAAAAACGCATCATCCCAACATTTAATTATTGTCCACATTGTGGAAAGAAACTGAAATAG
- a CDS encoding ATP-binding protein, producing MEKLNTLTVYRKLVTDKLIQDMQDGLNGDENAVYNVSARLLEIEGGISPSEYLARRLVLSKNSYTLACEKEQSFPHWEMLLRDLKLIQAFIVRALKELPISASLLCPATTRYGKVEKELLNGTTESLAQAIREYVAKHGTGVLGSASAFVYQEKLRPVQNIVQVSLDDLLGFEEEKHILCMNTEAFLEGKKALNALLYGERGTGKSSTIKAILNRYKDAGLKMIEVDKENLKHLKYLLELLRNRGGKYILFLDDLSFENYENDYKSLKALMQGELEEKTDNILVYATSNRRHFIREDWSDRMDEMGEIHKSDSMEEKLSLVDRFGILLTFQRLNKKEYLEMVRFMSSRKGLTIEDEELIREALQWEISGHGMSGRSAEQLMISLLMREERA from the coding sequence ATGGAGAAATTAAACACACTGACGGTATATCGAAAACTTGTTACAGATAAATTAATACAAGATATGCAAGATGGTCTAAATGGTGATGAAAATGCCGTGTACAATGTATCAGCTCGTCTTTTGGAAATCGAGGGAGGTATTTCACCAAGCGAATATTTAGCGAGAAGACTTGTGCTAAGTAAGAACAGTTACACCTTGGCTTGTGAAAAAGAGCAAAGCTTTCCCCATTGGGAAATGTTGCTGCGAGATTTGAAATTAATCCAGGCATTTATAGTACGGGCGCTTAAAGAACTTCCTATAAGCGCCTCACTTCTTTGTCCGGCGACTACAAGATATGGTAAAGTGGAAAAAGAACTCTTGAATGGTACAACTGAATCGTTGGCACAAGCAATTCGGGAATATGTCGCCAAACACGGTACGGGTGTGCTGGGGTCTGCCAGTGCTTTCGTATACCAGGAAAAGCTAAGGCCCGTACAAAACATTGTCCAAGTATCCTTGGACGATTTGTTGGGTTTTGAAGAGGAAAAGCATATTCTTTGCATGAATACCGAAGCATTTTTAGAGGGCAAGAAGGCATTAAATGCTTTGCTCTATGGTGAACGAGGTACTGGGAAATCTTCGACCATAAAAGCCATTCTAAATCGTTACAAGGATGCAGGCCTTAAGATGATTGAAGTAGACAAAGAAAACCTAAAACACTTGAAATATTTACTGGAGCTATTGCGCAATCGAGGGGGAAAGTATATTCTTTTTCTTGATGATTTATCTTTTGAAAACTATGAAAACGATTATAAAAGTCTAAAAGCGTTGATGCAGGGTGAACTGGAGGAGAAAACAGATAACATTTTGGTTTACGCTACATCCAATCGAAGACATTTCATAAGAGAAGATTGGTCAGATCGAATGGATGAAATGGGTGAGATTCACAAGAGCGATTCCATGGAAGAAAAGCTATCGCTAGTGGATCGTTTTGGTATATTGCTTACCTTCCAGCGCTTGAATAAAAAAGAATATCTGGAAATGGTACGTTTTATGTCGAGTCGAAAAGGGCTGACTATCGAGGATGAAGAATTAATTCGTGAAGCCTTGCAATGGGAGATCTCAGGGCATGGTATGAGTGGCCGCTCAGCTGAGCAGCTGATGATTTCGTTACTGATGAGGGAGGAAAGAGCATGA
- a CDS encoding carbon-nitrogen hydrolase family protein, which translates to MIEKINVALCQMKTVADKEENLKRAEEMIVEAAIHGAQIAVLPEMFNTPYDIRTFGGYAEGEVGPTCQMLSRAAQENNIVVVGGSIPERDEQFLYNTCFVYDQQGERLAKYRKKYLFDVDIPEEITFRESRVLSHGSKSIVFEAFGHKFGLAICFDIRFPEYIQKLSMKGAEAILMPASFNTITGPAHWEILGRARAVDNQCYMVMVATSPVKGNSYQSHGHSMVVSPWGEICTSADVEEAMILWTLDFRKVANIRERLPLLTIRAERKKDKN; encoded by the coding sequence ATGATAGAAAAAATCAACGTTGCACTTTGTCAAATGAAAACCGTTGCGGACAAAGAAGAGAACTTAAAGAGGGCGGAAGAAATGATCGTAGAGGCGGCAATACATGGCGCACAGATTGCGGTCTTACCCGAGATGTTCAATACTCCTTATGATATCCGAACCTTTGGTGGCTATGCTGAGGGTGAGGTGGGACCAACATGCCAAATGCTCTCGAGAGCAGCACAAGAAAATAATATTGTGGTCGTAGGCGGTAGTATCCCTGAACGGGACGAACAGTTTTTGTATAACACTTGTTTTGTCTATGATCAACAAGGTGAGAGGCTTGCAAAGTATAGAAAGAAATATTTATTTGATGTAGATATTCCCGAGGAGATTACTTTTCGTGAAAGTCGTGTCTTATCACATGGATCGAAATCAATCGTCTTTGAGGCATTTGGCCATAAATTTGGTTTAGCCATCTGCTTTGATATCCGTTTTCCAGAATACATCCAGAAGCTCAGTATGAAGGGGGCCGAAGCAATACTAATGCCTGCTAGCTTCAATACGATAACAGGACCAGCGCATTGGGAAATTTTGGGTAGAGCCAGGGCTGTGGACAATCAGTGTTATATGGTGATGGTGGCCACCAGTCCCGTAAAAGGAAATTCCTATCAGTCCCATGGACATTCAATGGTCGTGAGCCCTTGGGGAGAAATTTGTACTAGTGCTGATGTCGAAGAGGCTATGATTCTATGGACGTTGGACTTTAGAAAGGTAGCTAATATTCGTGAGCGCTTGCCCCTACTTACCATACGTGCGGAACGAAAAAAGGATAAAAACTAG
- the cysK gene encoding cysteine synthase A, which translates to MRVENAIQLIGNTPVVRLRKMVEDNGPKIYVKLEKFNLGGSVKDRAVLGMLSQAREQGKINEKSVIVEATSGNTGIALALTGNLLGFSVIIVMPETMSRERQDIIRSYGAKLVLTAGPLGMKGAIEKAHELVSENEHALSLDQFENPGNVRAHETTTAKEILEDVPELDMFIAGIGTGGTLTGVAKQLKIHKPEVEIIGVEPLASSVLKGESPGPHKIQGIGAGFVPEILERDLIDELVSISDDVAYEVTRRLAAEEGLFLGISSGAAVAAALIKAKTLPETKTIVVIAPDGGEKYISTKVFGGN; encoded by the coding sequence ATGAGAGTTGAAAATGCGATACAACTGATTGGAAACACCCCGGTAGTACGTTTGAGAAAAATGGTAGAAGACAATGGCCCAAAAATATATGTGAAGCTTGAAAAATTCAATTTGGGTGGTTCTGTAAAAGACCGGGCTGTACTGGGAATGCTTAGTCAAGCAAGGGAACAAGGAAAGATTAACGAAAAGAGTGTTATCGTGGAGGCAACCAGTGGTAACACAGGTATTGCTTTGGCTTTAACTGGAAATCTGCTTGGCTTTTCTGTAATCATCGTTATGCCGGAGACCATGAGCCGGGAACGACAAGATATAATTCGGAGCTATGGTGCGAAATTGGTGCTGACAGCTGGTCCTTTAGGAATGAAAGGGGCCATTGAAAAGGCACATGAATTGGTAAGTGAGAACGAGCATGCATTGTCATTAGACCAATTTGAAAATCCAGGAAATGTAAGAGCTCATGAAACGACAACAGCAAAAGAAATTTTGGAAGACGTACCAGAGCTAGATATGTTTATAGCTGGTATAGGTACGGGTGGAACCTTGACAGGAGTAGCGAAACAACTAAAAATCCATAAACCGGAGGTCGAGATTATTGGAGTTGAACCGTTGGCCTCTTCCGTACTTAAGGGAGAAAGTCCTGGGCCTCATAAAATTCAAGGCATTGGTGCTGGATTTGTTCCTGAAATTCTAGAAAGAGATCTGATTGATGAGCTCGTTAGCATAAGTGATGATGTAGCTTATGAAGTTACAAGAAGGCTAGCTGCTGAAGAAGGATTATTTTTGGGAATTTCCTCTGGAGCTGCTGTAGCCGCTGCTCTAATCAAGGCCAAGACTCTTCCAGAAACAAAGACCATTGTGGTTATTGCACCTGATGGTGGAGAAAAATATATTTCAACCAAAGTGTTTGGAGGTAACTAA
- the cysE gene encoding serine O-acetyltransferase, producing the protein MFKNLKNYLDNIKKKDPAAKSYLEIVLLYPTVLSTLNHRIAHFLFSKKLYFLARLISQVSRWLTGIEIHPGATIGKNFFIDHGMGVVIGETTRIGDNVTLYQGVTLGGTGKNEVTRHPILEDGVIVGAGAKVLGNIRIASGSKIGAGAIVIKDTSTNSTAVGEPARIIDKKPANVVSIYKNKETETKIYNQMSI; encoded by the coding sequence ATGTTTAAGAATTTGAAAAATTATTTGGATAATATTAAGAAGAAGGACCCAGCAGCCAAGAGCTATTTGGAAATTGTCCTACTTTATCCCACCGTTTTATCGACCTTGAATCACAGGATTGCTCACTTTCTGTTTAGCAAGAAACTGTATTTCCTAGCCCGGTTGATTAGTCAGGTATCCCGTTGGCTTACTGGAATTGAAATACACCCAGGAGCTACCATTGGCAAAAACTTTTTCATTGACCATGGCATGGGAGTTGTTATAGGTGAAACTACAAGAATCGGTGACAACGTGACGCTTTATCAGGGTGTTACCTTAGGAGGTACTGGTAAGAATGAGGTTACTAGGCATCCTATCCTAGAAGATGGTGTCATTGTGGGGGCAGGTGCCAAAGTTTTAGGCAATATCCGAATCGCCTCTGGTAGTAAGATAGGGGCTGGTGCAATCGTAATTAAGGATACTTCAACCAACTCTACAGCAGTAGGTGAGCCAGCTAGGATTATTGATAAAAAACCAGCAAACGTGGTATCTATCTATAAAAACAAGGAAACGGAAACAAAGATTTACAATCAGATGAGCATATAG
- a CDS encoding epoxyqueuosine reductase QueH: MNEKQAYQKMTNEVIENNRKKGIRPKLLLHCCCAPCASVPLVDWSNDFDIAAYYYNPNIYPEKEAVARAEELKRFVASYPFNNRPKVIIADYTPEVYFDMVRGLENEPERGLRCEVCFELRFTQTAELAKQLHYDYFTTTLSISPYKNASLLHQLGLNIQERIGVQYLPCDLKKNNGMKRSVELSKEYALYRQDYCGCVYSKNEMLERKKRMKIEEGKNEKTDIV, encoded by the coding sequence ATGAACGAGAAACAAGCCTATCAAAAGATGACAAATGAGGTTATAGAAAACAACCGCAAAAAGGGGATAAGACCCAAATTATTGTTGCACTGCTGTTGTGCCCCTTGTGCAAGTGTGCCTTTGGTGGATTGGTCCAACGATTTTGATATCGCGGCCTACTATTATAATCCCAATATTTATCCTGAAAAAGAAGCTGTGGCCCGTGCTGAAGAGTTGAAACGCTTTGTAGCTAGTTATCCTTTCAATAATCGCCCCAAGGTAATCATTGCGGACTATACTCCAGAGGTTTATTTTGATATGGTACGAGGTCTTGAAAATGAACCGGAACGTGGACTGCGTTGTGAGGTTTGTTTTGAACTAAGATTTACGCAGACGGCCGAACTTGCCAAACAACTGCATTATGATTATTTCACAACAACCTTGTCTATTAGCCCTTATAAGAATGCAAGTTTACTTCACCAGCTAGGGCTAAACATTCAGGAACGTATTGGTGTACAGTATCTGCCCTGTGATTTGAAGAAGAATAATGGTATGAAACGTTCCGTTGAATTATCTAAGGAGTATGCCTTGTACCGCCAAGATTATTGCGGCTGTGTTTACTCTAAAAATGAGATGTTAGAGCGGAAGAAAAGAATGAAAATTGAAGAGGGAAAAAATGAAAAAACTGATATTGTTTGA